Proteins encoded within one genomic window of Schaalia sp. HMT-172:
- the coaD gene encoding pantetheine-phosphate adenylyltransferase has protein sequence MIALFPGSFDPFTNGHLDVAQRAAEVADLLIIGVGINPAKRGLIEPARRVALIEEATAHLERVEVVALSGATMDEARRLGAHLIVKGVRGAQDADFEGPQAALNLEVGGVDTWWIPARPGLGHVSSSAVRELLSLKKDISRYVPPALARYLTDNRN, from the coding sequence ATGATTGCGCTGTTCCCCGGGTCCTTCGACCCCTTCACGAACGGGCACCTCGACGTCGCCCAACGCGCCGCCGAGGTCGCTGACCTCCTCATCATCGGGGTGGGCATCAACCCCGCCAAGCGCGGGCTCATCGAGCCGGCGAGGCGTGTGGCGCTCATCGAGGAGGCGACCGCGCACCTGGAGCGCGTGGAGGTGGTCGCGCTGTCGGGCGCCACCATGGACGAGGCCCGCCGCCTGGGCGCACACCTCATTGTCAAGGGGGTGCGCGGCGCGCAGGACGCGGACTTCGAGGGCCCCCAGGCTGCCCTCAACCTGGAGGTCGGAGGGGTGGACACGTGGTGGATTCCCGCCCGCCCCGGCCTCGGACATGTCTCCTCCAGTGCGGTGCGTGAACTTCTGAGCCTCAAAAAAGACATTTCCCGGTATGTCCCACCGGCGCTCGCGCGCTATCTGACGGACAATAGAAACTGA
- the rsmD gene encoding 16S rRNA (guanine(966)-N(2))-methyltransferase RsmD has protein sequence MTRIVAGSAKGRTLAVPKSGTRPTSERVREALFSRLDHMNVLEGATVLDLFAGTGALGLEALSRGAARATLVEKASAAARVATANVRATSLSARVVTADVRAYLGARSGEALTGEVDLVFIDPPYDIAEEDMTAVLSALAPWVGPDSLIVVERSTRAPAPTWPPFLVLEDTRAWGETVAYFAGPPLPKNEENGDDSDAAERAAALPVREEMAQ, from the coding sequence ATGACCAGAATCGTCGCAGGCAGCGCCAAGGGCAGGACACTCGCCGTGCCCAAGTCCGGCACGCGCCCCACCTCCGAGCGAGTCCGCGAGGCGCTCTTCTCCCGCCTGGATCACATGAACGTCCTGGAGGGGGCCACCGTCCTCGACCTTTTCGCCGGCACGGGGGCCCTCGGCCTCGAAGCCCTGTCCAGGGGTGCCGCGCGAGCGACCCTCGTCGAGAAGGCCTCCGCGGCCGCGCGCGTCGCTACCGCTAACGTCCGCGCGACGAGTCTGTCCGCCCGCGTCGTGACGGCGGACGTGCGCGCCTACCTGGGTGCCCGCAGCGGTGAGGCCCTCACGGGGGAGGTAGACCTGGTCTTCATCGACCCTCCCTACGACATCGCCGAGGAGGACATGACGGCGGTGCTGTCCGCCCTCGCGCCGTGGGTCGGTCCGGACTCGCTGATCGTCGTCGAGCGCTCCACCCGCGCACCGGCCCCCACCTGGCCGCCCTTCCTGGTCCTCGAAGACACGCGCGCGTGGGGGGAGACGGTCGCCTACTTCGCCGGCCCACCCCTGCCCAAGAACGAGGAGAACGGCGATGACAGCGACGCCGCCGAGCGCGCGGCAGCCTTGCCAGTGCGTGAGGAGATGGCCCAATGA